In Aurantimicrobium minutum, the following proteins share a genomic window:
- a CDS encoding phage tail protein, which translates to MPTPIDFTTVSTHGLESSPHAEALAGLRANEARYFKNKYDLVFETTPASEAPELVDYVATVLLERDIVVASTPLEVTEMMVDTADGLVRWTYVFYESGLAINVLYTVNDNKKRAVGFKLSDGMDVPEELNKFKFARMKSKLAGTIRGSYFVVKGEY; encoded by the coding sequence ATGCCCACCCCTATTGATTTCACAACCGTCTCCACGCACGGTCTTGAGTCCTCTCCTCACGCGGAGGCGCTTGCAGGGCTACGAGCAAATGAAGCACGTTATTTCAAGAACAAATACGACCTCGTTTTTGAAACAACTCCAGCCAGCGAAGCGCCGGAGCTCGTGGACTACGTAGCCACAGTTTTACTCGAGCGAGACATCGTTGTGGCATCCACCCCGCTCGAGGTCACCGAGATGATGGTTGACACTGCAGACGGGCTCGTTCGCTGGACCTATGTTTTTTATGAAAGCGGTCTTGCCATCAACGTTCTTTATACCGTCAATGACAATAAAAAACGTGCTGTCGGATTCAAGCTCTCGGATGGTATGGATGTTCCAGAAGAACTAAACAAGTTCAAATTTGCCCGGATGAAATCCAAGCTGGCTGGAACAATTCGTGGCAGCTATTTTGTCGTAAAAGGCGAGTACTAA
- a CDS encoding VOC family protein, which produces MVNSLFVNLPIANLKNSVEFFTGLGFTFNPQFTDEQSTCMIVNDNIFIMLLEHAKFESFIEKKIAPKDTAEAIFGLSCDSAEDVRTLCEKAFSLGARKVNEPEDIGFMFSWGFEDLDGHLWDVFWMNPDHILD; this is translated from the coding sequence ATGGTTAATTCTCTTTTCGTGAATCTCCCAATAGCCAATCTCAAGAACTCTGTTGAGTTCTTTACCGGGCTTGGATTCACTTTCAATCCTCAGTTCACTGATGAGCAGTCCACCTGCATGATTGTCAACGACAACATTTTCATCATGCTGCTCGAACACGCAAAGTTTGAAAGCTTCATCGAGAAGAAGATCGCTCCCAAAGACACAGCTGAAGCTATTTTTGGACTGTCGTGTGACTCTGCTGAGGATGTTCGTACGCTGTGTGAGAAGGCTTTTTCTTTGGGGGCGCGCAAAGTCAATGAACCTGAAGATATTGGCTTCATGTTCAGCTGGGGTTTTGAAGATCTGGATGGCCACTTATGGGATGTGTTCTGGATGAATCCAGATCACATCCTCGACTAA